GAAGCGGGCGCCCGCTTCATTGTTGATGGCCTGACCGTCGATCGCCAGCACGATATCACCTTGCATCAGACCAGCATCGTCAGCCGCTGCGAGCGGATAGACCTCATTGACCAGCGCACCGCGCGGACGGTCCAGACCGAATGCATCGGCAATGTCACTGTCGACCGGCTGCAGACGGGCACCCAGCCAGGGCCGGATCAGTTCGCCCTCGCTCATCGCCGTATCGACGACCCGGGCGACCATCTCCACCGGGATGGCGAAACCGATCCCGTTCGATCCTCCCGAGCGCGAGAAAATCATGGTGTTCACACCGACCAGCTCTCCGTCCATATCGACCAGCGCGCCGCCGGAATTGCCCGGATTGATGGCCGCGTCGGTCTGGATGAAGGAGGCAAAATCAGTCTGGCCGACATCGGTGCGAGCCAGCGCCGACACAATGCCGGAGGTCACGGTCTGGCCGACACCGAAGGGGTTGCCGATCGCCAGGACAAGATCACCGACCTCGACATCGCCGCTCATGTCAAAGGCCAGGACCGGCAGGGGTTCATCGGTCTCAACCCGCAGGACTGCCAGATCGGTGGCCTCGTCGGTCAGCAGGATCTCGGCAGAGAACTCGCGGCGGTCGGCCAGGACCACCCGCAACTCGGTGGCGCCGGCGACCACATGGTTATTGGTCACGATGACGCCGGACGGGTCCACGATGACCCCGGACCCGAGCGAGTTCTGTTCCTGTGGCTGACTGCGGAACATGCGCGAGAAGATCGGGTCATTGGCGAAGGGGCTGCGGTTCTGGACCACGCGCCGTGTGTAGACATTCACCACGGCCGGTGTCGCTTCACGCACGATCGGCGCGAAGGACATCTGCATCTCCATCCGGCTCTCCGGAACGACCCGGTCATCGGCGGAACCGGCGAGGTCGATCTCCTGGGCGAACGCAGGCGCGCTCGCGAGGAGGACAGCGATAAAAGCGTATCTGATCATGGCACCCATATAGGCTGGATTGCGGGCACGAAAAAGGCGGCCCTGCTGAAGCAAAGCCGCCTTTTCCTGAACTTGTGCTGACTGGAAGCTTACTCCTCAGTCATGCCGCCTTCTTCTTCGAGGCGGGCACGGTCGGCCGCGCCCTTGGCAGACGGGTCGCGATCGACAAGCTCGATGACAGCCATCGGCGCATTGTCGCCGTGACGGAAGCCGGCCTTGAGAACGCGGGTGTAACCACCATCGCGCTCGGAATAACGGCCGCCGAGCGTGTCGAACAGCTTCTTGACCTGGTCCTCATTGCGGACCTTGGACATCGCCTGACGGCGCCCATGGACGTCGCCGCGCTTGGCGAGCGTGATGAGCTTGTCGACGAACGGCCCCAATTCCTTGGCTTTCGGCAAGGTGGTGACGATTTGTTCGTGCTCGATCAGCGAGGCAGCCATATTGGCCAGCATCGCCTTGCGGTGCGAGTGGGTGCGGTTAAGCTTGCGGTGTGCGATGCCGTGACGCATGGCTTTATCTCCTCAGGTCCGGTTCAGGCGCCTCTCGGCGGCTGCCTAGACGTGATCCTCAAAACGTTTGGCGAGATCTTCGATGTTCTCCGGCGGCCAGTTCGGCGCTTCCATGCCAAGATGCAGACCCATCTGGGCGAGAACTTCCTTGATCTCATTAAGCGACTTGCGTCCGAAATTCGGGGTGCGGAGCATTTCCGCCTCGGATTTCTGGATCAGGTCGCCGATGTAGACGATGTTGTCGTTCTTCAGGCAGTTGGCCGAACGCACAGAGAGCTCCAGCTCATCAACCTTGCGCAGCAGCGCCGGGTTGAAGTCGAGCTCGGGCTTGTCGTCCTCGGCCGGACGCGCTTCGACAGCTTCTTCGAAGTTGATGAAGATCTGGAACTGGTCCTGAAGGATGCGCGCGGCAAAAGCCACGGAATCTTCCGGGGTGACGGTTCCGTCCGTTTCAACTTCAAGCGTCAGCTTGTCATAGTCCAGAACCTGGCCCTCACGGGTGTTCTCGACCTTGTAGGAGACGCGCTTGACCGGGCTGTAGAGTGCATCAACGCCGATCAGGCCGATCGGGGCATCTTCCGGGCGGTTGCGCTCGGACGGGACATAGCCCTTGCCGGTGTTGATGGTGAACTCCATGCGGATTTCCGCACCCTCGTCCAGCGTGCACAGCGCCAGGTCCTTGTTGACGATCTCGACGTCAGCCGTTTCCTCGATATCACCAGCGGTGACGATACCGGGGCCGGACTTCTTGAGAACGACGCGCTTGGGACCTTCGCCATGCATGCGCAGGGCGATCTGCTTGATGTTCAGCACAATGTCGGTGACGTCTTCACGAACGCCGTCGATCGACGAAAACTCGTGGACGACGCCGTCAATGTGGACATTCGTCACTGCTGCACCCTGAAGCGAGGACAGCAGGACACGACGCAGCGCATTGCCCAGCGTCATGCCGAAGCCACGCTCCAGCGGCTCGGCGACGATCTTGGCTTGGCGCGCGGGATCATGTCCCGGCTCGATTTCCGGCTTCATCGGGCGGATGAGTTCTTGCCAGTTCTTCTCGATCACGTTCTTACTGCCCCTTCATCAGCCGTACGGCTTGCACCGTCGGCGCGTTCAACAGGCGAAATGCGCGCAGCGTACTAGACGCGGCGGCGCTTCGGCGGACGACAACCGTTGTGCGGGATCGGTGTGACGTCCTGGATGGTGGTGATGGTGAAACCCACCGACTGCAACGCACGCAGCGCGCTCTCGCGCCCCGAACCCGGACCGGAGACCTTCACTTCGATGGTCTTCATGCCGTGTTCCATCGCCTTCTTGCCAGCATCTTCAGCCGCCATCTGGGCCGCATAAGGGGTCGACTTGCGCGACCCCTTGAAGCCCATGTGACCGGCAGACGACCAGGAAATTGCATTTCCCTGGGCGTCCGTGATGGTCACCATGGTGTTGTTGAAGCTAGCACTCACGTGAGCAACGCCCGACGTGATGTTCTTGCGTTCACGCCGCTTAACGCGGCCAGTATCTTTAGCCATCGGTCAGGGCCCTACTTTTTCTTGCCGGCAATCGGCTTGGCGGGACCTTTGCGCGTACGCGCATTGGTGTGAGTGCGCTGGCCACGGACAGGCAGGCCACGACGGTGGCGCAGGCCACGGTAGTTGCCCAGGTCCATGAGACGCTTGATGTTCACAGCCACCTCACGGCGCAGATCCCCCTCCACTTGATGATCACGATCGATCACCTCGCGGATTTGCAGGACTTCTGCATCCGTCAGTTCACTGACGCGGCGCTCGGGCAAAATGGAAACCTGCTCGCAGATCTCCTTCGCCTTGGCCGGGCCAATGCCGTGGATGTAGCGAAGCGCGATCTCTACGCGCTTATTCGTCGGAATATTGACGCCGGCAATACGGGCC
The window above is part of the Maricaulis maris MCS10 genome. Proteins encoded here:
- the rpsM gene encoding 30S ribosomal protein S13 gives rise to the protein MARIAGVNIPTNKRVEIALRYIHGIGPAKAKEICEQVSILPERRVSELTDAEVLQIREVIDRDHQVEGDLRREVAVNIKRLMDLGNYRGLRHRRGLPVRGQRTHTNARTRKGPAKPIAGKKK
- a CDS encoding DNA-directed RNA polymerase subunit alpha — translated: MIEKNWQELIRPMKPEIEPGHDPARQAKIVAEPLERGFGMTLGNALRRVLLSSLQGAAVTNVHIDGVVHEFSSIDGVREDVTDIVLNIKQIALRMHGEGPKRVVLKKSGPGIVTAGDIEETADVEIVNKDLALCTLDEGAEIRMEFTINTGKGYVPSERNRPEDAPIGLIGVDALYSPVKRVSYKVENTREGQVLDYDKLTLEVETDGTVTPEDSVAFAARILQDQFQIFINFEEAVEARPAEDDKPELDFNPALLRKVDELELSVRSANCLKNDNIVYIGDLIQKSEAEMLRTPNFGRKSLNEIKEVLAQMGLHLGMEAPNWPPENIEDLAKRFEDHV
- a CDS encoding Do family serine endopeptidase; amino-acid sequence: MIRYAFIAVLLASAPAFAQEIDLAGSADDRVVPESRMEMQMSFAPIVREATPAVVNVYTRRVVQNRSPFANDPIFSRMFRSQPQEQNSLGSGVIVDPSGVIVTNNHVVAGATELRVVLADRREFSAEILLTDEATDLAVLRVETDEPLPVLAFDMSGDVEVGDLVLAIGNPFGVGQTVTSGIVSALARTDVGQTDFASFIQTDAAINPGNSGGALVDMDGELVGVNTMIFSRSGGSNGIGFAIPVEMVARVVDTAMSEGELIRPWLGARLQPVDSDIADAFGLDRPRGALVNEVYPLAAADDAGLMQGDIVLAIDGQAINNEAGARFRLATRAAGDDARFTVLRDGEELSLDVAVQPAPGLSEPDPFAVDGRNPLVGAALVTLSPAFNERVGLDPFRGGVIISAVGRRSVAARFGFRPGDQLVELMGEPIYSLDDLADVLAAHDGAQVWPLIVERRGQRFDTSVRLY
- the rpsK gene encoding 30S ribosomal protein S11, coding for MAKDTGRVKRRERKNITSGVAHVSASFNNTMVTITDAQGNAISWSSAGHMGFKGSRKSTPYAAQMAAEDAGKKAMEHGMKTIEVKVSGPGSGRESALRALQSVGFTITTIQDVTPIPHNGCRPPKRRRV
- the rplQ gene encoding 50S ribosomal protein L17, with the translated sequence MRHGIAHRKLNRTHSHRKAMLANMAASLIEHEQIVTTLPKAKELGPFVDKLITLAKRGDVHGRRQAMSKVRNEDQVKKLFDTLGGRYSERDGGYTRVLKAGFRHGDNAPMAVIELVDRDPSAKGAADRARLEEEGGMTEE